The following coding sequences lie in one Sedimentibacter sp. MB35-C1 genomic window:
- the rpoN gene encoding RNA polymerase factor sigma-54: MKMGFELNLSQTQKLIMTPELRQAIQILQFNNVELMEFIYKQLEVNPFLESADSKNQESGSTENTGDESNYDKNDSKDEIDWKEVTERYDDLSYKAYERNTDSDERQSFESYTSKKMSLKDHLMVQLGVSVKTSKEKRIGEFIIESLDNKGYLGCSLQDISLLLNEDVIEIERILRLIQTFDPVGVAARNLSECLMIQLREKGIQDKNAYIIAENYLEEIALNKVQKIAKDLKISVTRVQGLCDIIKMLEPKPSRGFIVDSDNIRYIVPDVTIEKINDEYVIIVNDNNLPTITISSYYKSMINNLADKEANKFVNDKLNSSMWLIKSIEQRRMTLYKVTESILKFQRRFFEEGKTALKPLVLKDVADDIGVHESTVSRATNGKYVQTPRGLFELKYFFASSISETGGDGISSTSVKTQIQNLINGENSQKPMSDQKIAEMLSAEGIKISRRTVAKYRDEMRIPSSSMRRRF, translated from the coding sequence ATGAAAATGGGTTTTGAACTAAACTTATCACAAACTCAAAAGCTTATAATGACGCCTGAATTGAGACAAGCTATTCAAATTCTGCAATTCAACAATGTTGAGTTAATGGAGTTTATATACAAGCAATTGGAGGTAAATCCTTTTCTTGAATCAGCTGACAGCAAAAATCAGGAATCTGGTTCAACAGAAAATACGGGTGATGAATCTAATTATGATAAAAACGATAGCAAAGATGAAATCGATTGGAAGGAAGTCACAGAGAGGTATGACGATTTAAGTTATAAGGCATATGAGAGAAATACCGATTCAGATGAAAGGCAATCATTTGAAAGCTACACTTCAAAAAAAATGTCTTTAAAAGATCATCTTATGGTGCAGCTTGGGGTTTCTGTAAAGACAAGCAAGGAAAAGAGAATAGGTGAATTTATAATAGAGTCTCTTGACAATAAAGGGTACTTGGGATGCTCCCTTCAGGATATAAGCTTGCTGCTGAATGAAGACGTCATAGAAATAGAAAGAATTTTAAGGTTGATACAAACTTTTGATCCGGTTGGAGTAGCGGCAAGAAACTTGAGCGAATGCCTTATGATACAGCTCAGAGAAAAAGGAATACAGGATAAGAATGCATATATTATAGCTGAAAATTATCTGGAGGAAATTGCATTAAACAAGGTGCAAAAGATTGCGAAGGATTTAAAAATAAGTGTTACGAGAGTTCAAGGCCTGTGTGACATAATCAAAATGCTTGAACCAAAGCCGTCCAGAGGATTCATTGTAGATTCGGATAATATAAGGTATATAGTTCCTGATGTTACTATAGAAAAAATAAATGATGAATATGTAATAATCGTAAATGACAATAATCTTCCTACGATCACTATAAGCAGCTACTATAAAAGCATGATTAACAATTTGGCCGACAAGGAAGCAAATAAATTTGTAAATGATAAGCTTAATTCATCAATGTGGCTTATTAAGAGCATTGAACAAAGAAGAATGACATTGTACAAGGTTACTGAATCAATACTAAAATTTCAGAGAAGATTTTTTGAAGAAGGCAAGACGGCATTGAAGCCTTTGGTGTTGAAAGACGTGGCTGACGATATTGGTGTGCATGAATCTACAGTAAGCAGAGCAACAAACGGAAAATATGTTCAGACGCCAAGAGGACTGTTTGAATTAAAATATTTCTTTGCAAGCAGTATTAGTGAAACCGGAGGCGATGGAATTTCATCAACAAGTGTTAAGACTCAAATACAAAATTTGATTAACGGAGAAAATTCTCAAAAACCCATGAGTGACCAAAAGATTGCAGAAATGTTAAGTGCCGAAGGTATAAAAATTTCAAGAAGAACTGTAGCGAAATACAGAGATGAGATGAGAATACCTTCATCTTCAATGAGAAGAAGGTTTTGA
- a CDS encoding ACT domain-containing protein, whose translation MKGIITIIGKDKTGIIAGISTLLSNCSINILDINQTVMREYFTMIMLVDLDKMNIGFADLQQHLNKKGDELCMNIRIQREDIFDKMYEI comes from the coding sequence ATGAAAGGTATAATAACAATAATAGGGAAAGACAAAACTGGCATAATTGCCGGCATTTCAACTCTTTTATCAAATTGCAGCATAAATATTCTTGACATTAACCAGACAGTAATGAGAGAGTACTTTACAATGATAATGTTGGTTGATTTAGATAAAATGAACATAGGATTCGCTGACCTGCAGCAGCACCTTAACAAAAAAGGTGATGAATTATGTATGAATATTAGAATACAACGAGAAGATATTTTTGACAAAATGTATGAAATATAA
- a CDS encoding PFL family protein, which translates to MINYKNILETINMVDKLKFDIRTITMGISLLDCADTDGQKSRNKIYDKITRLSEHFVETAEKTEKEFGIPIINKRISVTPVSLIAGSCNDTDYVKFAQTLDKAADTAGVDFIGGYSALVQKGFTKGDLILINSIPEALASTEKVCSSINVASTKAGINMDAIKLMGKIVKDTAYLTRDNNSIGCAKLVIFANAVEDNPFMAGAFHGPGQPEASINVGVSGPGVVKNALEQIRGQDFTSVCETIKKTAFKLTRAGEVVAKEISQILDIPFGIMDLSLAPTADIGDSVARILEEIGLESCGAHGTTAALALLNDAVKKGGIMASSNVGGLSGAFIPVSEDEGMINAVNRGSLVIEKLEAMTCVCSVGLDMIAIPGDTKASTISAIMADECAIGVINQKTTAVRLIPVYGKSLGDTAEFGGLLGRAPIMPVSKFSSDKFIERGGKIPAPIHSFKN; encoded by the coding sequence ATGATTAATTATAAAAATATACTTGAAACCATTAATATGGTTGATAAATTAAAATTTGACATTAGAACTATTACAATGGGAATTTCACTTTTAGACTGTGCAGATACAGATGGTCAAAAATCCAGGAATAAAATATATGATAAAATAACGCGATTATCTGAACATTTTGTTGAAACAGCTGAAAAAACCGAAAAAGAATTTGGTATCCCCATTATAAACAAAAGAATTTCCGTAACTCCCGTTTCATTAATTGCAGGTTCATGCAATGACACCGACTATGTAAAATTTGCACAGACTCTAGACAAAGCTGCAGATACAGCCGGAGTTGACTTCATAGGAGGATACTCTGCTCTAGTTCAAAAAGGGTTTACTAAGGGAGATTTAATCTTAATAAATTCAATTCCTGAAGCTTTGGCTTCAACAGAAAAAGTTTGTTCTTCAATTAACGTAGCTTCAACTAAAGCAGGTATAAATATGGATGCAATAAAGTTAATGGGCAAAATTGTTAAAGATACCGCTTATCTTACAAGAGATAACAACAGCATTGGTTGTGCAAAATTGGTTATATTCGCAAATGCTGTTGAGGACAATCCCTTTATGGCAGGAGCATTTCATGGGCCCGGACAACCTGAAGCTTCAATAAATGTAGGCGTAAGCGGCCCCGGAGTCGTTAAAAACGCACTTGAACAAATAAGGGGTCAGGACTTCACATCAGTATGCGAGACAATAAAGAAAACAGCTTTTAAGCTTACAAGAGCCGGAGAAGTTGTTGCAAAGGAAATTTCACAAATATTGGACATACCATTTGGCATAATGGATTTATCTCTTGCTCCTACTGCAGATATAGGTGATAGTGTTGCAAGAATTCTGGAAGAAATAGGGCTTGAAAGCTGCGGAGCTCACGGTACAACTGCAGCCCTGGCACTGCTAAATGATGCCGTTAAAAAGGGAGGAATTATGGCTTCTTCAAACGTGGGAGGCTTGAGCGGCGCTTTTATACCTGTAAGTGAGGACGAAGGAATGATAAATGCAGTTAACAGAGGTTCTTTGGTCATTGAAAAACTTGAAGCAATGACTTGTGTTTGTTCAGTGGGATTAGATATGATTGCTATACCGGGAGATACAAAAGCAAGCACAATTTCTGCAATAATGGCTGATGAATGTGCCATAGGTGTTATTAATCAGAAAACAACAGCCGTAAGATTAATTCCGGTATACGGAAAAAGCCTAGGCGATACGGCAGAATTTGGAGGTCTGCTGGGCAGAGCACCAATAATGCCTGTAAGTAAATTTTCAAGCGATAAATTCATAGAAAGAGGAGGTAAAATACCTGCTCCGATACACAGCTTTAAAAATTAG
- the grdD gene encoding glycine/sarcosine/betaine reductase complex component C subunit alpha has product MSEKQVKQIIGKVFDQLADTLISGEYGQKPKVAVTAMGSEHGEDNIYSAAVKAAKSGIDTTVIGSKEAEGVKTAFVNTEDEAHTTMESLLNSKEVDAAVTMHYPFPIGVSTVGRVVTPGKGKEMFIATTTGTSSTDKVEGMVKNAIYGIITAKACGIKNPTVGILNVDGARQTEIALKKLKDQGYDINFAASQRADGGAVMRGNDLLTGSADVMVMDSLTGNLMIKIFSSYTTGGSYESLGYGYGPGIGENFDKLILIISRASGSPLVEGAIKFAAELVKGGCLEIAKKEFEKAHKAGLTEILSGLKSSKKPAEEEIKAPEKQVVTSQISGVEIMDLEDAVKLLWKNGIYAESGMGCTGPIILVNDANIDKAIEILAENEYIAKEKSDC; this is encoded by the coding sequence ATGTCTGAAAAACAAGTAAAACAAATAATAGGCAAAGTGTTCGATCAGCTGGCAGACACACTGATTAGCGGAGAATACGGACAGAAGCCGAAGGTAGCCGTTACTGCCATGGGAAGCGAACACGGTGAAGATAATATTTATTCAGCAGCAGTAAAAGCAGCAAAAAGCGGAATAGATACTACCGTAATCGGATCAAAAGAAGCAGAAGGTGTAAAAACAGCATTTGTAAATACAGAAGACGAAGCACATACAACCATGGAATCACTACTTAATTCCAAAGAAGTAGATGCAGCGGTAACGATGCATTATCCATTCCCCATAGGAGTTTCAACAGTAGGAAGAGTAGTAACTCCCGGAAAAGGAAAAGAGATGTTCATAGCAACAACAACAGGAACATCCTCAACCGATAAAGTGGAAGGTATGGTTAAAAATGCTATTTACGGCATAATAACAGCCAAAGCATGCGGGATAAAAAATCCTACAGTAGGTATATTAAATGTTGACGGAGCAAGACAAACAGAAATAGCACTTAAGAAACTTAAAGACCAAGGTTACGACATAAACTTCGCAGCATCACAAAGAGCAGACGGCGGTGCTGTTATGAGAGGAAATGACCTTCTAACAGGTTCTGCAGACGTCATGGTAATGGATTCGCTGACAGGAAATTTAATGATAAAAATCTTTTCTTCCTATACAACAGGCGGAAGCTACGAATCATTAGGATATGGCTACGGCCCCGGAATAGGAGAAAACTTTGATAAACTGATTCTTATTATTTCAAGAGCTTCAGGTTCGCCGCTGGTTGAAGGAGCAATCAAATTTGCTGCTGAGCTGGTTAAGGGAGGATGCCTTGAAATAGCTAAAAAGGAATTTGAAAAGGCTCACAAGGCCGGCCTGACAGAAATATTAAGCGGGCTTAAATCTTCTAAAAAGCCTGCCGAAGAAGAAATAAAGGCTCCGGAAAAACAAGTGGTAACTTCTCAGATTTCAGGTGTTGAAATAATGGACTTGGAAGATGCCGTTAAGCTTTTATGGAAAAACGGAATTTACGCTGAAAGCGGAATGGGATGTACCGGACCTATAATTTTAGTAAATGATGCAAATATTGATAAGGCAATTGAAATTCTTGCCGAAAATGAGTATATTGCTAAAGAAAAATCTGATTGTTGA